The genomic interval GCTGTTCTCGAACATCACGCGCAAACTCACCGAGGACGCGCTGAACATCGCCCGCACGCCGGTCGAGACACTCCGGCAGTGGAAGTACACGGTCGAGGCGGTCCAGCGCGGCGAGGTGCCCGCCTCGGAGGTGCTGCGCGTCATCGTCTCGACGATCGCCGCGACGGCGATGGTCCTGGCGCTTTTGTTCCCGATCTACTGGATCTTCACCGCGGCGATCTCCGGGTCGGGTGCGTCGCTGTACACGTCCGACAGCATCACGCTGATCCCGCCGAACCCGACGGTGAAACCCTTCATCTGGGTGGTCGGCGATGTCGGCATCCCGTCGCTGGCGATCACCGTCGCCATTCCGCTGACGGATCTGGCCTTCGTCTTCGAGACGCCCGGCATCAGCTTCCTCGACGCCTCCGCGTTCGGCGTCGACCGCCCGTCGAGCTTCAAGCGGTTCCTCTGGAACAGCGTCACGGTCGCGATCCCGACGGTGTTGATCGCGATGGGGTTGGTCATCCCCGCGGCGTACGCGCTCTCGCGCCGCGAGTTCCTCTTCCGGCGGAAGATCCTGTTCCTGTACGTGTTGATGACCCAGGTCGGCGGCGGACTCGGCGTCGCCCTGCTGATCGGGATGTACGCGATCTACGTCCAGTTCGGCATCAACGACAACAAACTGGCGCTCGCGGTCTACTACGCCGCGACGGCGGTGCCGTTCAACACGTGGCTGTTGAAGACCTACATGGACGGGATTCCGGTCTCCTACGAGGAGGCCGCCGTCGTCGACGGCGCGCCGCCGTGGCGCGTGGTCTGGGAGGTCATCCTCCCGATGTCCGCGGCCGGGCTCGCGACGGTGTTCATCTTCACCTTCCTGACCGGCTGGACCGAGTTCGTCGTCGCCCAGACGCTGCTGGGGACGGAGAACTACACCCTGCCGGTCGGGCTCTACTCGCTGGTCGACGAGTACTCGATCCCGTGGGCGCGTTTCTCCGCGTTCGCGCTCACGTTCGCGACACCGATCATGCTCGTCTATCTGTTCGCCCAGCGCTACATCGAGGGTGGACTCTCCTTCAGCGGCGTCGAAGGCTGACGCCGCCCGCTTCTCTCCGCTCACCCGAGCCGTTCGGTGACGCGCTCGATATCCGCGGTGTCGTTGACGTTGTGACACCAGCCGTCGAGTTCGACCGTCTCGACGCGGTGGCCCGCTTTGACGAGGAGATCGACCGCGTCGGTGAGTTCGTACTCGCCCCGATCCGACGGTGTGAGCAGGCGACAGGCCGGCTCGACGGTCGGCTCGACCACCTGGAAGCCCCGGACGACGAGCGTCGACGGCGGGTCGTCCGGCTTCTCGACGAGCCCCGTGACCCGGCCGTCGTCGGTCACGACCACGCCGGTCTCGCGGGCCCGCTCGCGCGTGACCGACTCCACCAGCAGCGTCGCGGCGGCGTCGGTCGCCCGGTGGCGGTCGACGACCCTATCGAGGTCGGCCCGGCAGACGTTGTCCCCGTTCAGGACGACCGTGGTCCCGCCGAGCGGGAACGCCCGCCGGAGCGCGTGGCCGGTCCCGAGTTGCTCGTCTTGGTGGACGTACTCGACGGGGACGCCCCGATAGCCGTCGCCGTAGTGGTCGATGATATCGCCGGCTCGGTAGCCCACGACGACGGTGAGCCGTTCGACACCGACCGACAGCGCGGTGTCGAACACGTGCGAGAGCAGCGGTCGCCCGGCGACCCGAACGAGTCCCTTCGGCGTGTCGGCTGTTAGGGGCCGAAGCCGTGTTCCCGACCCGGCCGCGAGTACGATGCCGTCCATAGCAGACAGTGGTACCGGTACCGACAAAAACGCCGTGCCCACCGTCGTTCCGGCCCGTCTGCGCGGCGACATATCGTCGACGATCACGGGCGAACGGAGGCGACCGGCCTGGAACGTCCGGATATGTACGTGACAGTTCCGGTATGGTTCTGTGGGTCGAGACGAATGATTAAGTAGTACCACGAAGTATAGATGGGTGGTGTTGGGGAGAGAGTACTCGGACCGTGCCTCTGACAGCCCTCGTCCGGGAGCCCTCCGACACCGCTTTCGACCGTCGGGCGGGTGGCGATGCTCGCTCGGCACGGCAGACGCGACCCTGTCACGCGCCGACGGGGAGTTCTTTCACGCTCTGAAACCACTGAGCGCCTGTTAAGGGGGAACCGGGCGTATCGGCGTGTATGAGCACCGACAACGGCACAGTGTACCTGCTGCAGGACGACGCCGACGGGTGGGCGAGCCCGGGGCCTGCAGACGAAGTCATCACCGACGCGGTGCTGGCGGCGACGGACCTCACTGTCGAGGAGATCGGCGACATCGACGGCTACGTCGACGAGACGGCGCTGCGACGCGTCGTCTCCGACGGCGGTGAGCCCGAGACGTTCGCCGTCGAGGGACACACCGTCACCGTCTCGGCCGACGGCCTGGTCGACGTTGCGTAGGGCTGGCCCGAGTAGCAGTTCGTCTCGGTCGCGCACGCGAGAAGATGCGAAACGTGCAGCCACAGCGGGACCCCACCAGCTTTCATCCCGGCCCGCGATGCGTGAGCTATGACACGCGTCGCACTCATCGCTCACGACGACGAGAAACCCGAGATGATCGACCTCGTCCGGAGCTACGAGTCGCTGCTCTCGGAGTTCGACCTCGTCGGGACCGGCACGACGGGCCAGCGGATCATGGACGAGACCGACCTGGAGATCGAGCGCAAACAGAGCGGACCGCTGGGCGGGGACATGCAGATCGGCGGCGAGGTCGCACAGGACGAGATGGACGCTATCGTCTTCCTCCGGGACCCCCACACCGCACAGCCACACGAGCCGGACATCACGGCGCTGTTGCGCATCTGTGACGTACACGACGTACCGCTGGCGACGACGCGGACCTCGGCGGAGTACATCCTGGACGGACTCGCCGCGGACCGGGCCGACGACTGAGCGGGTCGCTCGCCCGGTCAGGTGTGGTCGGGCCGGCTCTCGTAGGGGATCGGGTCACGCTCGCCCAGTCGCTGGAACGCCGCCAGTCGGAAGGCACAGGCGTCACAGGTGCCACAGGCGGGTTCGTCGCTGCGGTAACAGCTCCAGGTGTCCGCGTAGGGGACCCCGAGGTCGAGGCCGCGCTCGGCGATGTCGGTCTTCGACCACTCGACGAACGGGGCCTCCAGTGCGATCTCCGTCTCGGGTCTGGTCCCCACGTCGACGACCGACTGGAACGCCTCGAAGAAGGCCGGCCGACAGTCCGGGTACCCCGAGAAGTCCTCGCTGTGGGCGCCGATGAACACGGCGCTCGCGCCGCTGGCTTCGGCGTAGGAGACGGCCATCGACAGCAGGTTCGCGTTCCGGAACGGAACGTACGAACTGGGGATCTCCTCGCTGTCGGTGTCGGCGTCGGCGACGGCCAGCCCGTCGTCGGTCAGCGAGGAGCCGCCGATCTGCTGGAGGTGGCCCGTCTCGACGTGGAGGAAGTCGGCGGCGTCGACGTGGCCGGCGAGCGCTCTCGCACACTCGTGTTCGCGCTGTTCGGTGTTCTGGCCGTAGCTCGTGTGCAGCAGGTACAGGTCGTCGTACCCGCGAGTCTGTGCCTCGTAAGCGGCCGTGGCGCTGTCCATACCGCCGGAGGCCAGCACCACGGCGCGGTCGTCGTGGGTCGTGTGGTTGTGTGACATTCGTATCGGGTCGGGAATCAGGTGCCCGGCGCGTCGTTCCAGAGCGTGACGTGGAGCCGGGGCGTGTACCGGTAGCCGTGTTCCAGCGCCAGGTCGGCGACGACGGGGCGGGTCTCGTCGAGTCGGTCCCGGGTCCGTCCTTCCGGCATCAACAGGACGCTGTCGTCGGGGACCGGGTCGTCAGCGGCAGCGCGGACCCGCTCCAGCAGCGCCTCGATCTCGCTCATGTCCTCGGGGCCGGTGACGACGAACTTCAGTTGCGTCTCGTATCGTTCGACCAGCGCCGCGAGCGCGTCCACGTCGAGGCGCCGGTTCTCGTGACGCCGTGCCCACTCGCCCTCTCCCTTCGGGTCGCGGTCGGGCGTCGGTGTACTGGAGGCCAGTTTCGGGCTGACGCTGGCTAGATCGATCGGGGCGTCCGGGACGATCGTCCCGTTGGTCTCGACGGTGGTGTGATACCCCCGGTCGGCCAGTCGGTCGAGCAGGTCCGCGCTGGCGTCGTGGACGAGCGGTTCGCCGCCGGTGAGGACGACGTGGTCGGCGTCGTACCCCGCGACGGCGTCGAGGAGGTCCTCGATCGCGTACCAGTCGCCGGTGGGCTCCCAGGAGGTGTGATACGAGTCACAGAACCAACACCGGAGGTTACAGCCGCTGGTCCGGACGAACACCGACGGGGTGCCGGCCAGCCGACCCTCGCCCTGGAGCGAGCAAAACAGCTCGTTGATCGGGAGGGCGTCGGCCGTCTCCGCGGACGCGGTCGCCACGCCCTCCAGCGCGTCGGCGTCACTCGCGACGGGCATCAGCGGGTACAGAGCTCGCCGGTCTCCCGGACCGTCACGGCGATCTCGGAGACGGTGTCGGGCAGCCGATCGGCCAGTCGCCGTTCGAGGACCGTCGCCATGACCTCCGCCGTCGGCGGCCGTTCCAGCACGACGACCGCGTCGCCGTCCCCGCTTTCCTCGAAGGCGTCGATCAACGGATCGCCCGCCTCCAGCAGGAACCGGTGGTCCCAGGCGTCGATCGCGTCGGTGACTTCCCCCTTGTCGACGACCCAGCCCTCGTCGGTCAGATGGCCGGTGAGCCGGACCGTCAGTTCGTAGTTGTGCCCGTGCGGGCGCGAACACTTCCCGTCGTGGTGCATGAGGCGGTGGCCCGCCGAGATTCTGATGGGGCGGTCACCGCCGACGACGAGAGTCCGCTCGCCCGCGTCGGCGATCGGATCGGAACGCGATACTCGCTGGGTCATACCACAGGATTATCCGAGGCGGGGATAAATCGATCGGACCGGCGTAAGGGATAGGGTGGTGGAGCCCGGAGAGAGTAGTGTGACAAGACGTGCCGTGGAAGACGGGTTCGAGCGGTATCTCTCGGACCTCGTCGACGAGACCTACGCGGCGTTCGACGTGGCAGCCGTCCTCCGCGGGTCCCGCGGTGGCGGGAGCAAAGCCGTGAGCAAGCTGTTGAAGAACAGCCGCCCCCTGGAGCGCCACGTCGTCCGCCCGAAACTCAGAGAGTATCAACGCGAGATCATGGCTCAGTTCGAGCCGGTGCTCGACTACGCCGCCGACTCCGAGGCGACCTTCGAGGCACACGCCGACGAGGTGCTGGCTCGGGACAT from Haloarcula pelagica carries:
- a CDS encoding sugar ABC transporter permease; this translates as MGLFSNITRKLTEDALNIARTPVETLRQWKYTVEAVQRGEVPASEVLRVIVSTIAATAMVLALLFPIYWIFTAAISGSGASLYTSDSITLIPPNPTVKPFIWVVGDVGIPSLAITVAIPLTDLAFVFETPGISFLDASAFGVDRPSSFKRFLWNSVTVAIPTVLIAMGLVIPAAYALSRREFLFRRKILFLYVLMTQVGGGLGVALLIGMYAIYVQFGINDNKLALAVYYAATAVPFNTWLLKTYMDGIPVSYEEAAVVDGAPPWRVVWEVILPMSAAGLATVFIFTFLTGWTEFVVAQTLLGTENYTLPVGLYSLVDEYSIPWARFSAFALTFATPIMLVYLFAQRYIEGGLSFSGVEG
- a CDS encoding nucleotidyltransferase family protein: MDGIVLAAGSGTRLRPLTADTPKGLVRVAGRPLLSHVFDTALSVGVERLTVVVGYRAGDIIDHYGDGYRGVPVEYVHQDEQLGTGHALRRAFPLGGTTVVLNGDNVCRADLDRVVDRHRATDAAATLLVESVTRERARETGVVVTDDGRVTGLVEKPDDPPSTLVVRGFQVVEPTVEPACRLLTPSDRGEYELTDAVDLLVKAGHRVETVELDGWCHNVNDTADIERVTERLG
- a CDS encoding methylglyoxal synthase, with the translated sequence MTRVALIAHDDEKPEMIDLVRSYESLLSEFDLVGTGTTGQRIMDETDLEIERKQSGPLGGDMQIGGEVAQDEMDAIVFLRDPHTAQPHEPDITALLRICDVHDVPLATTRTSAEYILDGLAADRADD
- the queC gene encoding 7-cyano-7-deazaguanine synthase QueC, translating into MSHNHTTHDDRAVVLASGGMDSATAAYEAQTRGYDDLYLLHTSYGQNTEQREHECARALAGHVDAADFLHVETGHLQQIGGSSLTDDGLAVADADTDSEEIPSSYVPFRNANLLSMAVSYAEASGASAVFIGAHSEDFSGYPDCRPAFFEAFQSVVDVGTRPETEIALEAPFVEWSKTDIAERGLDLGVPYADTWSCYRSDEPACGTCDACAFRLAAFQRLGERDPIPYESRPDHT
- a CDS encoding 7-carboxy-7-deazaguanine synthase QueE, translated to MPVASDADALEGVATASAETADALPINELFCSLQGEGRLAGTPSVFVRTSGCNLRCWFCDSYHTSWEPTGDWYAIEDLLDAVAGYDADHVVLTGGEPLVHDASADLLDRLADRGYHTTVETNGTIVPDAPIDLASVSPKLASSTPTPDRDPKGEGEWARRHENRRLDVDALAALVERYETQLKFVVTGPEDMSEIEALLERVRAAADDPVPDDSVLLMPEGRTRDRLDETRPVVADLALEHGYRYTPRLHVTLWNDAPGT
- a CDS encoding 6-pyruvoyl trahydropterin synthase family protein, producing the protein MTQRVSRSDPIADAGERTLVVGGDRPIRISAGHRLMHHDGKCSRPHGHNYELTVRLTGHLTDEGWVVDKGEVTDAIDAWDHRFLLEAGDPLIDAFEESGDGDAVVVLERPPTAEVMATVLERRLADRLPDTVSEIAVTVRETGELCTR